TTGTTCTTCCAATCAAGCGGGACAGTGCCGTGCCTTCGCTCCGCCACCATTACAGTGTCTTCGTCACTACTACACACGGCTCCGTCCCTGCATCGTGCATTGGTACTCAGACTCTTGTGGGGCTTCCACTTGAACCATTCCCTTGGCATCGCGATACAGGTTCCCACGTTCCGCACAGAAGCCTGAACCGAGGTCACGCCACCTCGCCTGCCGGACGCCGCCTGAGCCGTAAACAGGTATCGCTCAGACTGATCCCAAGATAACGACTACCCCTTGGTTTTGACGTCTTCCCTACGCTTTCGACAGTTCTTCGGTGGTTCGCTTGCGCTCGTCTCCTCGATCCTTACCTGACAGAGTCTTGCTCTGCCTTTTCCGGTCTCGCTCACCACCTCGACCATTGGGCCGAAGCAGCAGCCGGTGATTTGAACCCTGATCCTGCAACCCGAGTTCGAGGGGCCCACCCCCATCTTCTGTGCAGCAAGGGCCGCACTCTACAAACCAGTCAATCAGCCGATACAGATCAGTTGTGAAGGTACCGAAGCTGCGTACCGGCTCAGGTGTGCGATCTGCATTCACGGCGGCCATGTGCATCGTGGCCCCGACGTCGATCGCGGCCGCATTTGGATGCACCACCGACATCGTGCCGCGACCCTGGTTCTTCGATTTATTCCGACGCATTGCCAATCCTCCCGTGAGAACGGAAGGGCTGGGCTGTGCTGATGATCAATTTCCTAAACGGGATCGCCTGATGGCGTCACCACTCTTACGCGCGCAACAACCCATGGACCATGTTTTTTGCGGGGTAACCTGCCACCAAAAAGCCGCCGGCCCCTCCCTTCCGCCACGAGAATAGACCTCAGCCGTTCCTACGCCCACAGGCGGACGCTATGCGAGATGGTCTTTTTGAAGCTGAGCTTCTCGGCATGCACGAAGTCCCACACCGACTGGTAGTCGACCTTCAGGCCGCGACCGGCAAGCTCGGCAACGAGACCGCGTATGGTGAAATCGCCGTCCTTGATCCGCTGCGACAGCCAGATCGCGTGATCTCCCGAAACCGCCTTCGGCTTGTGACCGCCCATCTGGCCCGGAATAACGCTGCCGGTCTCATCGACCCGCTTGATCCAACCAATTGCGGTGCTGATCGCAACCCCAAACTGCTTGGCTGCCTGATTGCGGGACATCCCGCCCTCAATCGCCGCCACCACGCGTTTGCGAAGATCCAGAGAGTAAGGCTTGCCCATCCATGCTGGCCTCCGTCCAGCCAGCATGGTGAATCAGAAACATGATGATTTGGGAAATCTTGAGGGTTCTATGAGGTCGCACGCTACGACAGAGCGCGCGGCTGGCCTTTGCCCGCGACCTCATAGAACCCTCAAGATTTCCCTTGCAAACTTGATTTGTGATTCACTCGCCTTTGACAGCTTTGGCGAGAGGGTCGATGCGGCCACGGGAGCGGAGCGACAGTCGAGCAGAATCTTTTTCGGTCGCGGCTCGATCAGATCATTGACATGAAGCATCCGCTGGTGGCGCTGGGACGCACGGTGGATTGGAGCTTCCCGGAGAAGCGGTTCGGCGAGGTTTACACGGATGATCCCCGTCGCCCGCCGCTGGCGGCGCGCTTGATGGCGGGTCCGGCCATCCTCAAGCACACCTACGACGTGTCCGACGAGATGTTGTGCGAGCGCTGGGTCGAGAACCCCTATTACCAATACTTCTGTGGCGAGGAGTTCTTCCAGCATCGGTTGGTGTTCGATCGCTCGTCGCTGACGCGTTGGCGCAACCGCACGGCGAGAAGCGGCTGGCCGCGCTGATCCAGGAGAGCCTGTCGGTTGCTACCAAGACCAAGGCGATCAAGCCCTCCGAACTGTCGCGGGTCATCGTCGACACCACGGTCCAGCCCAAGAACGTGACGTTCAGGGTTTTCATTTTCGGCCAGAAGCGAGGAATGACGCCCCCGATCAAACGCGAACTGCGCCGCAGGGCTGCCGTCGATCCGGTCATCGGCCATCTCAAATCCGAACACCGGATGGGCCGCAACTACCTGTGGCACCGCCAGGGCGATGCCATCAATGCCATCCTCGCCGCCGCCGGCTACAACTTCCGCCGCATCATCCGGTGGCTGGCGCTCTTGTTGCGCCAACTCCTCGTCCAACTCACCGCTCGAATTCAGTTCATTCCAGCCTGAAATCCACGTTCTTCACATGGTGTAATCGCGGCTGACGTCTTCTTGAGAACACGAGGATCGGTACGATCGGCGTCAGCAAATCGAAAAGGAGCCGCGCTATGAAGCAGTACGTTGGTCTGGACATCTCTATGGAAGAAACCAGCATTTGCGTTTTGGATCAGGCCGGCGGCGTGACATTCGAAGGTTGTGCGCCGACCAATCCGGAGGCGATCGCTAAGCTCCTGCGGCGTCACGCAGGCAATGCTGAGCGAATCGTTTTTGAAACGGGCTCGCTATCCAATTGGTTTTGGCATCAACTCAGGGCACTGGGCTTTCCGGTGATTTGCCTTGATGCGCGTCACGCCAACGCGGCGTTATCGATGTGCATCAACAAGTCGGATCAGAACGATGCCAAGGGGTTGGCTGAAATGGCCCGCATGGGATGGTACCGGGAAGCTGCCGTGAAAGGGGGCGGAGAGCTGGAAAACTCGTTCGATGCTGGCGGCACGAACCAAGCTGGTGAATCTACGGCGAGATATTGACAACCAAATGTGCGGTCTGTGCAAGGGGTTAGGAATAGTACTCGGCAAGGCCGGCTCGACCAACCTGGCTCGTAAAGTGGACGCCGTGCTTGCTGAAGCGCCGGATTTGCAAGATATTTTCGCACCGCTGCCGCTTGCCCAGTCCTGTTTGACTGAACAAATCGAGAAGTTCGATCGACAACTCATGGCAGTGGCAAAAGGCGACCAAATTGTTCGGCGAATGATGACCGTTCCCGGTGTCGGTCCCCTGACTGCCCTGTCCTTCGTCGTTACCATCGACGACCCCAATCGCTTCAGACATTCCGCCGACGTGGGCGCCTATCTAGGCCTGACACCAAGACGTTATCAATCCGGTGAGATGGATCGCACTGGCCGCATCTCCAAGCGCGGCAACCGCCAGATGCGAACTTATTTGTTCGAGGCCGCGAACGTCCTGCTGACCGTTGTCAGGCGAGGTTCTGCGCTCAAGCGCTGGGGCAGCAAACTGGCCAAACGCATCGGCACCAAGAAGGCCAAGGTTGCCGTCGCTCGCAAAATGGCTGTCATCCTCCATGCCATCTGGACTGATGGCACCGAATTCCAGGCAGAGATGCGCACCGCATGAACCAGTCTTAAACCAACCCGGATCCGCCTTCGGCGGAACAAGCGTCCCTGCCGGGACGATGGTGTGGGCAATCTCGAAGTCGTCCCTGCGGGCTTTACGCACCGCGCTCTTAACATCGGGATGCCGCACCTCTTGAACGCCATCATGCGGCGCTCCGGCATAGAGACGACCGCGGAAAGAACCATGAACCCGGCAGCGGATCATTTTTGTCTATCGGGGTTGACATCGTGCCCGAGCCATTTCGAACTCGCGCTCCCTGGCACGAGGATCACGCGTATGGAATACGCAACAAGAAATTAGCTAGATCTTTGTATTCGACCCGATCCTTGAGCATGTATCAAGCGGCATTGAGCATTGAGGCGCCGACCGCGAGAATGGCTTTTTTGGCGCCGCGGCGAGCTTTGAGGCGGAGGAACTGGGCCTGCAGGTAGCTACCCTTGACGCGGACCGCGGCCCAGGCGGCTGTGACTAGGGCGGTTTTGAGCCACGGTGTCCCTTTGCGGGTGCGAGTCGAGCGCCGTTTACCGGCGCTCTCGTCATTTCTGGGGCACATTGTCGCCCAGGACAGCAAGTGCCCGGCAGTGGGAAAGCGCGCCATGTCGACGCCGATCTCCGCCACCAAGACGTGCGCGGTGAGCTCACTCACCCCCGGCATCGTCGTGAGCAGGCGGGCGCACTCCTCGATCGGCGCCAAGGTTTTTCCCACGTCGGCATCCACCGTCGCGAGAGCTTGTTGGAGCGAGTCGATGAGCCGCAAGTGCAGCCTGAGCAAGCGTCGGTGAGGCGCGCTGATGCGGCCGTGCAGGGCTTGGATAAGCTCGGCGCGTTTCTTGCGCGCGTTCCCTCGTGCCAGATCGGCCAGGCGCTCGGGGTCGGTTTCCCCTGCAATCAGGGCGTTGAGGATCGCTCGGCCGCTGTGCCCCAGGACATCCGAGAGCACGCTCCCAAGCTTGATGTTGGCATCCTCCAGCGTCTTCTGGTTGCGCAAGGAGTGTTGCGAGACCTCGCGCACCAGTTGCTTGCGGGTCCGTGTCAGGTCCCTCAATTCCTGGATCGGCTTGGGCGGCACGAAGCTCGCGCTGATCAGCCCATGGGCCAACAAGTCCGCAATCCAGGCCGCATCATTCACATCGGTCTTGCGCCCCGGTACGTTCTTGATGTGCTGCGCATTGGCCAGCACCAGTTCGAAATGCTCCTCCAGCAAATGCCACACGGGCTTCCAGTACACCCCCGTCGCCTCCATCGCCACGTGGGTGACGGCGTGCGAGCTCAGCCACTCCTGAAGTTCGATCAAGGCCCCTGTCGTCGTGGCAAAGCTGCGCGTTTCATCCACCGCCGGCTCGCTCACGCAACGCACACGCGCCATCACCATGTCTTTGTGCACATCCAACCCTGCACAGCGCGGATACAGTATTTCCATGAATCTCCCTCCATAACCGTCTGGCGGCGGGAGAGACCCCTGTCGTCGAAATCTATTAACCGTGCTCCGGGGCCTTGGCCCATGGCAACAATTCGCGGTGCTCGCAGGGCCTCGGGTCCAACTAGCTAACGGGCTCATAGCACCAAGCAACGGCCGACCTCGTTCCCGCCAGCACCAGCATATGCCGCAGCGGACGAAAAAAATCCAACCCGCTTCTGGTCTCGCGGTCGCACGCAGCGGGATGGGGAACTAGCTAGAAAAGGTTATTGCGTCTAGCCAAAACCGAATCCAACTCTCATCTGTGGGAAATCCTTGTGGTTTAGCTACGCGATTTCTAGGCGCACCATAGGTTGTACTGACTATCTCGTTCTCGCAAACGCTGGCCTACACTCGAAGGCGACCTAGTCGAGATCCTATGGACGGCAATCTTTTTGTAAGTTCGAAGATCATGTAGATGCGACCAGCAAGCTCGATATGGCGGCGGCGTGCTTGGCTAACGCCAGTACCTTTCGATCCTACGCTGCCGCGCGGCAATCAGGATGGAATCGCGTATTGCCGCATGTAGCGATGTTCCCGATCGACCTATTGTTGCCTCATCTATTTTGCTCCCCAGCCAGGGAGCGAAGACGGTCGCGCAACTGGTGGGCATTTCGAGCGCGCCGATGTCGCGCTCGGTCCTCGACCGAGCGCTTGCAAAGCCAACAGACCGGTGATGATTCGATCACGTCGGTTTGTGCTGCGTTTTCCCGGGAGATAAACAACAGTGCTCGCTGCGCCACGATTTGAGACGACGTTGAAGACTTCGGAGTACTTTGCTCGGGTAGACCCAGGGCATTCTGCCTGAAGCTTGCAGAGGAGTTCGCTGCCGGTTCGCCACGGCTCGGCCTCGAACCATTCGCGCAGCTGTCGCGTAGCCTTGACGAGCGGATCAGGGCGTCGTCGCTCACGCTTCGGCTTCGCAATTGGCCTGTCGGTCGGGCGGACCGCTCCTTCTTTCCACGCGATTCGCAAGCTCGACAAACACTGTTCGATCGGTGGCGCCGCAGTTGGATGGCTTGCTGGGGCGGCGTCGGTGAGACTGGCCAACTTCTCCTGCACGGCTCCGATATCGCGCAGTAAGGCGACCGGATCCATCGGGCATAAATTTCATTGACGCGGGCGCGGACGGCATCAGGTGTTCTTGCTTCGGCAACCAGCCGCTGATGTGGGGTCGCGGGGACGCTATACGTTTTGTGGACACGCGCTCCGTCGCGCTCATTTCGTATTAATTTGAACAATGGCTGGAAAAAGTTCACGAACAAGCGGGCCGAATGATAAAGCTGCGCCAGCAAAGCAGCCGCTTCGAGCCCCTCGAATCGAGGGTAGCCGACCATTCGGCGGACCGCCGCGCCGTTCTTCTGCTCGACAAAGGCCTGATCGTTCTTGCGATAGGGGCGACAGCGCGTGAAGACGATGTCAGCCTGTTCGCAATATTCTTGGTCTCATTCATGAACACAGAGTCGTTGGCGGTGTCCAGACCCAGGAGCGCAAACGGTAGCTGTTTACGAAGCTCGGCCAGAACCGTGCTCAACAACCTCTGTTCGCGCACCAGAAGTGGCGCGCATTCGGTCCAGCCGATCGCGATGTCCGTGAGAACGAGCGTCTGGACGAAGCTACCCCGCGCCGAAGGACCGCTGTGAGCGACAAGATCGGCCTCGACGAAATCGGGCGCAGGATCTCCCCAATCCGCTGAAGTACGAACAGGGATGCTGCGTCGCAGAGCACTTGCTACAGAGCGACGGCGCAGCCGGCCGCTTTGCTCACGATACTTCGAAGCGCCCGGTCGATCGTCGCCGCACTCATCGACGATAGTGTGGCCCGAACCTCTGGCGTCAGGTCGATATGGCCGTGCCGCTCCATCGACTCAATCAAGATCGGCAGCAGGACCTAGACGCTTGCCGCACACCCGGTCTGCGGCCCCCCAAAGCAGTATCAGCGCATTCTCTCGGCGTCTTGGTAAATCCGCCGACGATTACGGCGGCCCGCTGTCTGCTCGCCTGGATCGCAGCGCAGCAACCGCATCGCATGCTTCCGATGTAGGCCCGTAATCGCGACGAACTCGTCGAGAATATGCCCCTTATCGACGCGGCTCGATGTCCTGTAGCGCGGCGCCAAAGCAGACCTCAGTTCCTTGCGCGTCGCCATGCTCAATCGCCTCATCGTTGCCCCTGCGCTCCCTTGCGATTGGGCAGCAATTTACGTGAGGCAACAACTCAGCATTCAGGAACATTTCGGGCGACGCAATGCGGCTTCCCACCCAGGTTGTCGCGCTATTCTATCCCGAAAATCGCTCACCGGCTATTGATCCTCCGTTGCCGAACGCATCGATAGTGACAAATCGCCATAGGCAATATCACAGTCGAGCAAATGTTCATATTTGGCGGTCACCCAGTCTCCGGACTGGGTGTTCGCATGAGCATGCTCGAATGATCCAGATTAATGTCATAGACGCTGAAGCTGCAGGCGCGCTCCCGCGGCCTCGGAGGTCACGAAGATCATCGACGGGACTCGCATCCTTACCGAGATGGGAGTTCGTCGACCTGCTGTCGTAGTGCGACGTTCTGTGTTCAGCCTGTCGTGTTTAAGACGTCTATGTTCGGAACCCGACTGTTGAGGGCGCAGGTATTCCGCCGTGCCGGCGCGAAACACATCGTTTTTTCCGTCTCGCTCGCACCTCCTCTGTTGGCACGCCGATTGCTTGATACCCGGAAAGAATCTTGCGACCGTAGTCTTCTCACGGCCTTCGGCCGAGGGGGTCATATGAGCCTTGCTCGCACGATCGAAGTCAATGCAGCGGCTTTGGTTCCTAGTCGCGTCTGGAGGCAGGCTGCGAGGCTGGTCACATCCAGATGGTGCTTAAACTGGACACGGCAGTGGTGTACTCGCGCTGGACGGTGTTGGTCGCGTGCCATTAGATGCTGCCGGCTAATCCTACTGATCAATAAGTGTTTTGATTTTCGCATCTTCGAGGGAGCAAATCCACTCGCAAGCTGGCCGCCCCGATCGGCGGGCGCGCAGAATCCAGTCGAGCTGCTCCCCAGATCCGAGCGAATGAAGTTAACAATGGGCAAACATCCAGGGAGTACCTCATGCGGGTAGCAGTCGTGTGGAACGAGGAGCCGATCGAGATCAATCTACCCGGTCGGCCTACTCTGGAAGATCACCGCGCGGCGGTTAAAAGCGTAGTGGCCGCTCTACAAGAGAGTGGCCACGAGACGCTGCTGTGCGGGGGCGATAAAGGAATGCTCGCTACACTCGAGCGATTCATGCCACCCGATCCGCAAGCCCGCCCCTCCGGAATGGTCTTCAATATGGCATACGGAAGTAAGGGCGAGTGGCGTTGCAGCCAGGTTCCGACCCTTCTTGAGATGGCCGGCATTCCGTACACCGGACGGAGTCCGCTCGGGGCTGCGCTGGAGCTCGACAAGGTCATCACCAAGAA
This genomic interval from Bradyrhizobium sp. CB82 contains the following:
- a CDS encoding transposase, giving the protein MKQYVGLDISMEETSICVLDQAGGVTFEGCAPTNPEAIAKLLRRHAGNAERIVFETGSLSNWFWHQLRALGFPVICLDARHANAALSMCINKSDQNDAKGLAEMARMGWYREAAVKGGGELENSFDAGGTNQAGESTARY
- a CDS encoding IS110 family transposase, yielding MLAARTKLVNLRRDIDNQMCGLCKGLGIVLGKAGSTNLARKVDAVLAEAPDLQDIFAPLPLAQSCLTEQIEKFDRQLMAVAKGDQIVRRMMTVPGVGPLTALSFVVTIDDPNRFRHSADVGAYLGLTPRRYQSGEMDRTGRISKRGNRQMRTYLFEAANVLLTVVRRGSALKRWGSKLAKRIGTKKAKVAVARKMAVILHAIWTDGTEFQAEMRTA